In Desulfofundulus luciae, a genomic segment contains:
- the thiM gene encoding hydroxyethylthiazole kinase encodes MNWGELVIALRQKVREVRPLIHHITNLVVTNLTANVTLAVGASPVMAYAREEVADMARLARAVVLNMGTLTADEVEAMLLAGRAASAAGIPVIFDPVGAGATPFRTATAQRIIRELHIDILRGNASEIAAVSGFGGQTRGVDAGEISVPAGQMARQVARDLGTVVVVTGATDYISDGERLIAVANGHALLTTVTGTGCSATSVIAAFRAVEADGVTAGAAALAYYGLAAEHAAATSRGPASFQVALLDALYKLEGEDLARGVKIREL; translated from the coding sequence GTGAACTGGGGAGAACTGGTAATTGCTTTGCGGCAAAAGGTGCGGGAGGTGCGCCCGCTAATACACCATATCACTAATTTGGTTGTGACCAATCTGACCGCCAACGTTACCCTGGCCGTTGGGGCTTCACCGGTAATGGCCTATGCCCGGGAAGAAGTGGCTGACATGGCGCGCTTAGCCCGGGCCGTGGTGTTGAATATGGGGACGCTTACGGCAGACGAAGTGGAAGCAATGCTGCTGGCGGGCCGGGCGGCCAGTGCAGCAGGTATTCCTGTTATCTTCGACCCTGTCGGGGCGGGAGCTACGCCTTTTCGCACGGCGACTGCGCAGAGGATTATCAGGGAATTGCATATCGACATTTTACGCGGCAACGCTTCGGAAATCGCTGCCGTCAGTGGTTTCGGCGGGCAGACCAGAGGTGTGGATGCCGGAGAAATTTCCGTGCCTGCCGGTCAAATGGCCAGGCAGGTAGCACGTGATTTGGGCACCGTGGTTGTGGTAACGGGAGCCACCGATTACATCAGTGATGGAGAGCGATTGATTGCAGTGGCTAACGGGCATGCCCTGCTCACTACAGTGACAGGTACGGGTTGTTCTGCCACCAGTGTCATTGCTGCTTTCCGGGCGGTGGAAGCTGACGGCGTGACGGCCGGTGCGGCAGCCCTCGCCTATTACGGCCTGGCCGCAGAGCATGCCGCTGCCACCAGCCGCGGACCGGCGAGCTTTCAGGTTGCCCTGCTGGATGCCCTGTATAAGTTGGAAGGGGAAGATTTGGCCCGGGGTGTAAAAATACGGGAACTGTAA
- a CDS encoding penicillin-binding transpeptidase domain-containing protein, with translation MALPKNTFSRRLGILLLMALLAFSYLIARLFLVQIVWGGQLRREATEIRTRDIILQPNRGNIYDRHRNPLVTSVPAYSIYAHPDQIKDPGSTADKVAAILGVRRDEVYKKLAGRGPFVWLGHGVDFDRARKLQGISGLGFIESSTRFYKQGNLAAALLGFVGDDNQGLNGLEKSYDAELRGTPGKMVLEIDAQGRQIPQSGVVVQPSEAGNNLILTLDQTIQYYVERELDRIVSAYQPKWAAILVMDPKTGEILAMGSRPTFDPSRWQKFPREVWEKNPVTLYTYEPGSTFKMITAAAALEEGVVRPTDWFNDPGYAVVNGRRIYCWDRKGHGPQSFGQAVGNSCNPVFVQVGLKLGKERFYKYVRGFGFGTPTGIDLPGEESGVVLPEQRASELDLATMAIGQSIAVTPIQLLTAVSAIANGGYLMQPHVVRAVEDASGKTVREISPRVIRQVISRDTARQLAGLLEKVVLEGTGKRALVEGYRVAGKTGTAQVPGPGGYVEGKYVASFAGFAPAGNPRIAALVVVGEPRGQEYHGGEVAAPAFGAVVRDTLRYLGVPEDPGRESRHAPPEQDDLVVVPNVVGFPVADARWLLQERGLRSWSPGKTGLVTGQEPSAGKRVSPGTTVSLQIVTSQPPEQRVIPDLSGLTVKKAGSILEELGLKFKASGSGVAVRQRPGAGSRVAPGTTVFVEFEPP, from the coding sequence TTGGCTCTTCCTAAAAATACCTTTTCCCGGCGCCTGGGCATTCTCCTCCTGATGGCGTTGCTGGCCTTTAGCTACCTGATCGCGCGCCTGTTCCTGGTTCAGATAGTATGGGGAGGGCAATTGCGCCGGGAAGCAACCGAGATTCGTACCAGGGATATTATCCTGCAACCCAACCGGGGGAACATCTACGACCGCCATCGCAACCCCCTGGTTACCAGCGTTCCCGCTTATTCCATTTATGCCCATCCTGATCAGATAAAGGACCCGGGGAGTACGGCGGATAAGGTTGCGGCCATTTTGGGTGTCCGGCGGGACGAAGTGTATAAAAAACTGGCCGGCCGGGGGCCATTTGTCTGGCTGGGACACGGGGTGGATTTCGACCGGGCCAGGAAGTTGCAGGGAATCAGCGGCCTTGGTTTTATCGAGTCCAGTACCCGTTTTTACAAGCAGGGTAACCTCGCCGCGGCCCTGCTGGGCTTTGTGGGGGATGATAACCAGGGCCTTAATGGCCTGGAGAAAAGTTATGATGCGGAATTGCGGGGGACTCCGGGAAAAATGGTGCTGGAAATTGATGCCCAGGGCCGGCAGATTCCCCAGAGCGGGGTAGTGGTACAGCCTTCGGAAGCGGGAAACAACCTGATACTCACCCTGGATCAGACCATCCAGTACTACGTGGAGCGGGAACTGGACAGGATTGTTTCTGCTTACCAGCCGAAATGGGCGGCCATTCTGGTTATGGACCCCAAAACGGGAGAGATTCTGGCCATGGGCAGCCGGCCCACCTTTGACCCCTCCCGGTGGCAGAAGTTTCCCCGGGAGGTTTGGGAAAAGAATCCGGTCACCCTCTATACCTATGAACCCGGCTCAACCTTCAAGATGATTACCGCGGCGGCAGCCCTGGAGGAGGGTGTGGTGCGGCCCACGGACTGGTTTAATGATCCGGGTTATGCTGTGGTTAATGGGCGGCGGATTTACTGCTGGGATCGCAAGGGGCACGGGCCGCAATCTTTTGGCCAGGCCGTAGGAAACTCCTGTAACCCGGTTTTCGTCCAGGTAGGGTTAAAACTGGGCAAGGAGAGGTTTTATAAATATGTCCGGGGCTTTGGTTTTGGAACCCCCACGGGCATTGATTTGCCCGGCGAGGAATCGGGAGTGGTGTTGCCTGAACAAAGGGCCTCGGAGCTGGACCTGGCTACCATGGCCATTGGACAATCCATTGCGGTTACGCCCATCCAGCTTTTAACTGCCGTTTCGGCCATAGCCAACGGCGGTTATCTCATGCAGCCCCATGTAGTCAGGGCCGTGGAGGATGCGTCGGGAAAAACTGTCCGTGAAATATCTCCACGGGTGATCCGGCAGGTTATCTCCAGGGATACCGCCCGGCAACTGGCCGGGTTATTAGAAAAAGTGGTTCTTGAAGGAACCGGTAAGCGGGCCCTGGTGGAAGGCTACAGGGTAGCGGGGAAAACAGGTACCGCCCAGGTACCCGGTCCGGGCGGCTATGTGGAAGGGAAGTATGTAGCTTCCTTTGCCGGTTTCGCCCCCGCCGGCAACCCTCGCATTGCCGCCCTGGTGGTGGTTGGTGAACCCCGGGGGCAGGAATATCACGGGGGTGAAGTGGCCGCTCCGGCTTTTGGCGCCGTAGTCCGGGATACCTTGCGCTACCTGGGGGTTCCCGAAGACCCCGGCCGGGAGAGCCGGCATGCTCCCCCGGAGCAGGATGATCTGGTTGTCGTGCCCAATGTGGTCGGCTTTCCGGTAGCCGACGCCCGCTGGCTACTACAGGAGCGGGGATTGCGGTCCTGGTCTCCCGGAAAAACCGGCCTGGTGACCGGTCAGGAGCCGTCAGCGGGCAAGCGTGTTTCCCCAGGTACTACGGTTAGTTTACAAATTGTTACCAGCCAGCCTCCGGAACAGCGGGTTATTCCCGACCTATCCGGGCTTACGGTAAAAAAGGCGGGCTCGATCCTGGAGGAGTTGGGCTTAAAATTCAAAGCCTCGGGCAGCGGTGTGGCCGTCCGGCAACGTCCGGGGGCGGGCAGCCGCGTGGCGCCGGGAACCACGGTTTTCGTGGAATTCGAACCTCCCTAA
- the cobC gene encoding alpha-ribazole phosphatase, translating to MSCRIYLVRHGETIWNAQFRFQGHSDIALSPHGLEQARALARRLRGENISAFYSSDLQRALNTARILAEPHGLPVVALKALREINFGAWEGLTVAEIKARYARELQEWWHDPLHTRIPGGETLAEVVERVTRAVREIVERHPTGQVVVVCHGGCIRTLVGTVLGMDLNQYWRLGVNNACLSTLEFSSWDKGILTLFNDCSHLEKGAL from the coding sequence ATGAGCTGTCGCATTTATCTGGTCAGGCACGGCGAAACAATCTGGAACGCGCAGTTTAGATTTCAGGGTCACAGCGACATCGCCCTTTCCCCGCATGGGCTGGAACAGGCCCGGGCGCTAGCCAGGCGTTTGCGCGGGGAAAATATCAGTGCCTTTTACTCCAGCGACCTCCAGCGGGCATTGAACACGGCCCGCATTCTGGCGGAACCTCACGGGCTACCCGTCGTGGCCCTAAAGGCCCTGCGGGAAATTAACTTCGGTGCCTGGGAAGGACTGACGGTGGCGGAAATTAAAGCCCGCTACGCCCGGGAGTTGCAAGAGTGGTGGCATGATCCTTTGCACACGCGCATTCCCGGGGGGGAAACCCTGGCGGAGGTGGTGGAGAGGGTGACCCGGGCAGTGCGGGAGATAGTGGAAAGACACCCCACCGGCCAGGTAGTGGTTGTCTGCCATGGAGGCTGTATTCGCACGCTGGTGGGTACGGTTTTAGGAATGGATTTGAATCAATACTGGCGCCTGGGAGTGAATAATGCCTGCCTTTCTACCCTTGAGTTTTCTTCCTGGGATAAGGGGATCTTAACCCTCTTTAATGATTGCAGTCACCTGGAGAAGGGGGCACTTTAG
- the cobD gene encoding threonine-phosphate decarboxylase CobD translates to MMGLDDKKDIERDYQSIPPHGGNLVRAAMEYGLAPQDFLDFSANINPLGPCPSVLEAIKANLWQICHYPDPDCRGVKSALAEHLGVDTPCLLVGNGASELIYLLARVFSFRRVLIPAPTFSEYALAVKAAGGEVNYVFLDPSLGFPFPMEEVLRRLPGVDALFLCNPNNPTGGLVPRLELEVLLEAAAAYKAMVIVDEAFMDFVVDPQSHTLLSLAGRNSSLILVYSLTKILAIPGLRLGVLAAQPNVVEALDRARDPWSVNALAQVAGVAGLQDKEYIKAARDMVAREREFLFRELSSLPGLRPFPGAANFLLVDITGAKCTAGELVRRLGRRGILVRNCANFPGLSEGYIRIAVKRRKENLRLLEALREVL, encoded by the coding sequence ATGATGGGCCTCGATGATAAAAAGGATATAGAAAGGGATTACCAGTCCATTCCTCCCCATGGCGGCAACCTGGTACGGGCGGCCATGGAATACGGGCTTGCGCCGCAGGATTTTCTGGATTTCAGTGCCAATATCAATCCCCTCGGTCCCTGCCCGTCAGTCCTGGAAGCCATTAAGGCTAACCTGTGGCAGATCTGCCATTACCCGGATCCAGATTGCCGGGGGGTAAAAAGTGCCCTGGCGGAGCACCTTGGAGTTGATACCCCTTGCCTTCTGGTGGGAAACGGCGCCAGCGAGTTAATTTACCTGCTGGCCCGGGTTTTTTCCTTCCGCCGGGTGCTCATTCCTGCCCCTACCTTTAGCGAATATGCCCTGGCCGTAAAGGCTGCCGGGGGGGAAGTTAATTATGTTTTTCTGGATCCGTCCCTTGGTTTTCCTTTCCCCATGGAGGAAGTTTTAAGGCGGCTGCCGGGGGTGGATGCTCTTTTTTTATGTAATCCCAATAATCCTACCGGAGGGCTTGTCCCCCGCCTGGAACTGGAGGTTTTGCTGGAAGCGGCCGCCGCATATAAGGCCATGGTAATCGTTGATGAGGCTTTTATGGACTTTGTGGTCGATCCCCAAAGTCATACTTTACTTTCCCTGGCTGGCCGGAACTCCAGCCTGATCCTGGTTTATTCTTTAACCAAAATTCTGGCCATTCCCGGTTTGCGCCTGGGAGTGCTGGCGGCACAGCCCAACGTGGTTGAGGCCCTGGACCGGGCAAGGGACCCCTGGAGCGTCAATGCCCTGGCCCAGGTAGCCGGAGTGGCCGGACTGCAAGACAAGGAATATATTAAAGCTGCCCGGGATATGGTCGCCCGGGAGCGGGAATTCCTGTTCCGGGAGCTTTCCTCTTTGCCCGGCCTGCGTCCTTTCCCCGGGGCGGCCAATTTCTTGCTGGTGGATATAACTGGCGCTAAATGTACGGCGGGGGAACTGGTCCGCCGACTGGGACGCCGGGGAATCCTGGTGCGTAACTGTGCCAACTTTCCCGGCCTGTCGGAGGGATACATTCGAATTGCTGTAAAGAGGCGCAAGGAAAACTTGCGCCTCCTGGAAGCATTGCGTGAGGTGCTTTAG
- the cobS gene encoding adenosylcobinamide-GDP ribazoletransferase, producing MLKTLAMALQFLTRFYVYRGEFDEQAYGRAPLFFPLVGLFLGAAWTALYFSLSPLFPPAVTAALLVLGMVVFSGGLHLDGFMDTMDGIFSGRSREKMLEIMRDSRVGAFGVLGLVCLLLLKFALLFSLPREVLPRLLLTVPAISRWGMVYAIARFPYARPQGLGLLQVRHTRGRELALASLCALGAAVLGGPVGLVLLFLSLVLVHQLGRYLTGRLGGLTGDTYGAINEILEVFLLLVAYPLLNYLPVTFW from the coding sequence ATGCTAAAAACCCTGGCCATGGCCCTGCAATTTTTGACCCGGTTTTACGTGTACCGGGGTGAATTCGATGAGCAGGCTTACGGGCGGGCACCTCTTTTTTTCCCTCTGGTTGGCCTTTTCCTGGGCGCGGCCTGGACAGCCCTTTATTTCAGTCTTTCACCCTTGTTCCCGCCGGCAGTCACCGCCGCCCTTTTGGTACTGGGTATGGTCGTATTTAGCGGGGGGTTGCACCTGGACGGGTTTATGGATACCATGGACGGTATTTTCAGCGGGCGGTCCAGGGAGAAAATGTTGGAAATTATGCGGGATAGCCGGGTGGGAGCCTTCGGCGTGCTCGGACTGGTATGTTTATTATTGCTCAAGTTTGCGCTGCTTTTTAGCCTCCCCCGGGAGGTTTTGCCCCGCTTGCTCTTAACCGTCCCGGCCATCAGCCGCTGGGGGATGGTTTACGCCATTGCCCGCTTTCCCTATGCCCGGCCGCAGGGCCTTGGACTTTTGCAGGTCCGCCATACCCGGGGGCGGGAACTGGCCCTGGCCTCCCTTTGTGCCCTGGGAGCGGCCGTTCTCGGGGGGCCGGTCGGCCTGGTTCTGCTGTTTCTTTCCCTTGTACTTGTTCACCAGCTTGGTCGATACCTCACCGGCCGGCTGGGCGGTCTCACCGGGGATACCTACGGGGCTATCAATGAAATTCTGGAAGTGTTTTTGCTGCTGGTGGCATATCCTCTGCTCAATTACCTGCCAGTAACTTTTTGGTAA
- a CDS encoding cobyrinate a,c-diamide synthase, whose amino-acid sequence MNIPRLLIAATHSGAGKTTLATALMAAFTRAGFAVQPFKVGPDYIDPGYHTAATGRISRNLDTFFLGADGVREVFTRVASGADLCIIEGVMGLYDGKGTTERGSSAEVAKTLDAPVLLVVDARSMSRSAAALVLGYRLFDPRVRLVGVLLNRVGSVRHYATLKEAIEKQAEVPVLGWVGRREEISLPHRHLGLLPAVEKNALADHLERLVAILEEGVDLSCLLGAARQAPPLPETPRVIFPATPLPPRVRLGIVKDAAFNFYYQDGLELLAALGAEIVFVSALSDPALPPELDGLYIGGGFPEMFLKRLAANKGFLESLRRAFHQGMPVYAECGGLMYLCRAICDFEGREYPMAGLLPGICRMHSRRVALGYCEARVLADNILAPAGTRLVGHEFHYSSIEGMPRDFPRAYVLYREGDKEGLLDGYVHGNLLASYLHLHFAACPEAARRFIDRCEQYKRQRTVMGC is encoded by the coding sequence TTGAACATACCGCGCCTTTTAATTGCCGCTACCCACAGCGGGGCCGGTAAAACCACTCTGGCCACGGCCCTGATGGCCGCCTTTACCCGCGCGGGTTTTGCGGTCCAGCCTTTCAAGGTGGGTCCGGATTATATTGATCCCGGCTACCACACCGCGGCCACCGGACGGATTTCCCGCAATCTGGATACCTTTTTTTTAGGGGCGGACGGAGTGCGGGAGGTGTTTACCCGCGTCGCTTCCGGAGCGGACCTCTGTATAATCGAGGGGGTTATGGGTCTTTACGACGGCAAAGGGACTACGGAGCGGGGTAGCTCGGCGGAGGTGGCTAAAACCCTCGATGCCCCGGTTTTGCTGGTGGTGGATGCCCGGTCCATGTCCCGCAGTGCTGCCGCCCTGGTCCTGGGTTACCGGCTTTTTGATCCCCGGGTGCGTTTGGTCGGGGTGCTGCTCAACCGTGTGGGCAGCGTCCGGCACTACGCAACGCTCAAGGAGGCCATTGAAAAACAGGCCGAGGTTCCCGTGCTGGGCTGGGTTGGCCGCCGGGAAGAAATATCCCTTCCCCACCGGCACCTTGGTCTGCTGCCGGCGGTGGAAAAGAACGCCCTGGCCGACCATTTAGAGCGGCTGGTGGCGATCCTGGAGGAAGGGGTGGATCTTTCCTGCTTGCTGGGGGCAGCCCGGCAGGCGCCGCCTCTGCCCGAAACTCCGCGGGTAATTTTTCCCGCCACACCTCTGCCCCCCCGGGTGCGCCTGGGGATAGTAAAGGACGCCGCCTTTAACTTTTACTACCAGGATGGGCTGGAGCTCCTGGCCGCTTTGGGAGCGGAAATTGTTTTTGTCAGCGCCCTTTCCGATCCGGCCTTGCCACCGGAGCTCGATGGCCTTTACATAGGTGGTGGCTTTCCGGAAATGTTTTTAAAAAGGCTGGCGGCCAATAAAGGGTTCCTGGAAAGTTTGCGCCGGGCCTTTCACCAGGGTATGCCCGTGTATGCCGAATGCGGCGGGTTGATGTATCTTTGCCGGGCCATTTGCGATTTTGAGGGCAGGGAATATCCCATGGCCGGTTTGTTGCCGGGAATTTGCCGCATGCATTCCCGGCGGGTAGCCCTGGGATATTGTGAGGCCCGGGTACTGGCCGATAATATCCTGGCCCCGGCCGGAACAAGGCTGGTGGGTCACGAATTTCACTATTCCTCGATAGAGGGCATGCCCCGGGACTTCCCCCGGGCTTATGTGCTCTACCGGGAAGGGGATAAGGAGGGGTTACTGGATGGCTACGTCCATGGCAACCTGCTGGCCTCCTACCTCCACCTGCACTTTGCCGCCTGCCCGGAAGCTGCCCGGCGATTTATTGACCGTTGCGAGCAATATAAAAGGCAAAGAACGGTGATGGGATGCTAA
- the cbiB gene encoding adenosylcobinamide-phosphate synthase CbiB, giving the protein MLQVVAAYLVDLLVGDPRWLPHPVVIIGKIIAGLEKILRRVAKNPFSLRVAGVVLAAVVVGSSYLAAYLLVSLAALVHPWLALGLEVWLISTTFAVRGLAGAARDVLRPLSRGALDLARRQVGFIVGRDTHRMDAREVARATVETVAENIVDGFVSPLFYALIGGAPLAMAYRAVNTLDSMVGYRNDLYRDLGWASARLDDVANFLPARWAGLLLVAAAWLSGRRAGEAWQAIRKDAPRHPSPNSGIPEAAMAGALGIRLGGLNYYGEQASFRAYLNESGHPPQIDHIRQAVDMLYLTAALAVLSGLAVKLLFFYSLL; this is encoded by the coding sequence ATGCTCCAGGTAGTGGCTGCTTACCTTGTGGACCTGCTGGTGGGAGACCCGCGCTGGCTTCCCCACCCGGTAGTGATTATCGGTAAAATCATTGCCGGGCTTGAAAAAATTCTCCGCCGGGTAGCTAAGAATCCCTTTTCTCTGCGAGTCGCAGGGGTGGTCCTGGCGGCCGTTGTGGTGGGGAGCAGTTACCTGGCCGCGTACCTTCTGGTCAGCCTGGCTGCCCTTGTGCATCCCTGGCTGGCCCTGGGACTGGAGGTCTGGCTGATTTCCACCACCTTTGCCGTCCGGGGGTTGGCCGGGGCGGCCCGGGATGTGCTGCGTCCCCTGTCCCGGGGCGCTCTTGATCTGGCTCGCCGGCAGGTAGGCTTTATAGTCGGCAGGGATACGCACCGCATGGATGCCCGGGAAGTTGCCCGGGCTACGGTGGAAACGGTGGCCGAAAACATTGTCGATGGTTTTGTATCCCCCCTCTTTTACGCCCTGATTGGCGGAGCGCCCCTGGCCATGGCCTACCGGGCGGTGAATACCCTTGACTCCATGGTGGGCTACCGTAACGACCTGTACCGGGATCTGGGCTGGGCCTCGGCCCGGCTGGACGATGTGGCCAATTTTTTGCCTGCACGCTGGGCGGGGCTGTTGCTGGTGGCGGCAGCCTGGCTTTCCGGACGCAGGGCTGGTGAGGCCTGGCAGGCCATAAGAAAAGATGCCCCGCGTCATCCCAGTCCCAACAGCGGCATTCCAGAGGCGGCCATGGCCGGCGCCCTGGGGATACGCCTGGGGGGGCTGAATTATTATGGCGAGCAGGCTTCCTTTCGGGCCTACTTAAACGAATCCGGCCACCCGCCGCAGATAGATCACATCCGGCAGGCGGTGGACATGCTCTACCTCACCGCCGCCCTGGCGGTGCTCAGCGGTTTAGCTGTGAAATTACTCTTTTTTTACTCACTTTTATGA
- a CDS encoding cobyric acid synthase: protein MLARTIMVQGTASHVGKSVLVAALCRIFYQDGYRVAPFKSQNMALNSFVTRDGGEMGRAQVVQAEAAGIEPHVDMNPILLKPTGQASSQVIVLGRPVGNLSAREYHNGYAQKAWEIICQALDRLRRCYEIVAIEGAGSPAEVNLQATEIVNMRVARLAEAPVLLAADIDKGGALAAVVGTLELLPEEDRRRVAGIIINKFRGDLKLFQPAVDFLEAKTGIPVVGVVPYFEGFRVQEEDTVSEECLRRSRTPSRREVEVAVIHLPHISNFTDFDPLEDEPDVNLRYIGKGTPLGRPDLIILPGSKNTIEDLVSLKRSGLAGEICRLAREGVPVIGICGGFQMLGKELADPYHTESSIPRIEGLGLLDISTAFEPEKVTTQVEATVTGRGPLLSPARGQRVVGYEIHMGRTQLGPGAVPAFHIHRRSGEAVDCPDGAQDERGLVFGTYIHGLFDHDGFRRQLLNALRIKKGLAPLEQEGTSHLEQRQRDYDRLAAVVRGSLDMDRIYQLLGLPGPKSRAV, encoded by the coding sequence ATGCTGGCCAGGACCATTATGGTGCAGGGAACCGCTTCACACGTGGGCAAAAGTGTCCTGGTGGCCGCCCTTTGTCGCATCTTTTACCAGGATGGCTATCGTGTGGCCCCGTTTAAGTCCCAGAACATGGCCCTGAACTCTTTTGTAACCCGGGATGGGGGTGAGATGGGCCGGGCTCAGGTGGTGCAGGCCGAGGCCGCCGGGATAGAGCCGCATGTGGACATGAACCCCATTTTGCTCAAGCCCACGGGACAGGCCTCCTCCCAGGTGATTGTCCTGGGCCGGCCAGTAGGAAACCTTTCCGCCCGGGAATATCATAACGGCTATGCCCAAAAGGCATGGGAAATTATATGCCAGGCCCTGGACCGGCTTCGCCGCTGTTATGAGATCGTGGCCATAGAGGGTGCCGGAAGCCCGGCAGAGGTCAACCTCCAGGCTACGGAAATTGTGAACATGCGGGTGGCCCGGCTGGCGGAGGCCCCGGTGCTTCTTGCCGCCGATATAGACAAGGGTGGCGCCCTGGCCGCGGTGGTTGGCACGCTGGAATTGCTTCCGGAAGAGGATCGGCGGCGGGTGGCGGGGATCATTATCAATAAGTTTCGCGGGGATTTAAAACTCTTTCAGCCGGCGGTGGACTTCCTGGAAGCAAAAACAGGCATACCGGTGGTGGGGGTAGTTCCCTACTTTGAAGGCTTCCGGGTGCAGGAAGAAGATACTGTTTCTGAGGAATGCCTGCGTAGAAGCCGGACACCTTCCAGGCGGGAAGTGGAAGTTGCCGTCATTCACCTGCCCCATATTTCCAATTTTACTGATTTTGATCCCCTGGAGGACGAGCCCGATGTAAATTTGCGTTATATTGGGAAAGGAACCCCTTTAGGGCGGCCAGATCTGATCATCCTTCCCGGAAGCAAAAACACCATTGAGGATCTGGTTTCTTTAAAGCGATCGGGCCTGGCTGGCGAAATATGCCGGTTGGCCCGGGAAGGAGTGCCGGTAATCGGCATCTGCGGCGGCTTCCAGATGCTGGGCAAAGAACTGGCCGATCCCTATCACACCGAGTCCAGCATTCCCAGAATAGAAGGACTGGGATTGCTGGATATCAGCACCGCCTTTGAGCCGGAAAAGGTGACCACCCAGGTGGAGGCCACAGTCACCGGCAGAGGCCCCCTTTTATCACCGGCCCGGGGACAAAGGGTAGTGGGTTACGAGATTCACATGGGACGCACCCAACTGGGGCCCGGGGCCGTACCGGCCTTTCATATCCACCGGCGTTCCGGGGAAGCGGTGGATTGCCCGGATGGGGCGCAGGATGAACGGGGGCTGGTCTTTGGAACCTATATCCACGGCCTGTTTGATCACGATGGCTTCCGCCGGCAGTTGCTTAACGCTTTAAGGATAAAAAAGGGGCTGGCTCCCCTGGAGCAGGAAGGTACCAGCCACCTGGAGCAGCGGCAACGGGATTATGACCGGCTGGCCGCTGTAGTGCGGGGAAGCCTGGATATGGACAGGATTTACCAGCTCCTCGGTTTGCCTGGACCCAAGTCCAGGGCCGTGTGA
- the cobU gene encoding bifunctional adenosylcobinamide kinase/adenosylcobinamide-phosphate guanylyltransferase, producing MALVLVLGGARSGKSNFAEGLAASSGSRVVYVATAAAGDDEMARRIVSHRRRRPAAWLTVEETHQLERVIKEYERRADILLIDCLTMWVTNLLLDESLPASGSTAEDKESFILEQARQLGRTAAASPARVIMVANEVGMGLVPDNALGRSFRDVAGRVNQLLAQEAEEVYLVVAGLPVEIKSLVFKRR from the coding sequence ATGGCTCTGGTGCTTGTTCTTGGCGGTGCCAGGAGTGGCAAGAGCAATTTTGCCGAAGGACTGGCCGCTTCTTCCGGTTCAAGGGTTGTTTATGTAGCTACGGCTGCTGCCGGTGACGATGAAATGGCCCGCCGGATCGTTAGTCACCGCCGGCGCCGTCCTGCCGCCTGGCTTACGGTAGAAGAAACCCACCAACTGGAAAGGGTAATCAAGGAATACGAAAGACGGGCAGACATCCTTTTAATCGACTGTTTGACCATGTGGGTGACCAATCTCTTGCTGGACGAAAGTCTGCCCGCCTCCGGCAGTACAGCGGAAGATAAAGAAAGTTTCATCCTGGAACAGGCCCGGCAATTGGGCAGGACTGCTGCCGCCTCGCCGGCCCGCGTAATTATGGTAGCCAATGAAGTAGGAATGGGCCTGGTACCGGACAATGCCCTTGGCCGTTCGTTTCGCGATGTGGCGGGGCGGGTAAACCAGCTCCTGGCTCAAGAGGCGGAGGAGGTTTACCTGGTGGTGGCCGGTCTGCCCGTGGAAATCAAATCCCTGGTATTCAAAAGGAGGTAG
- a CDS encoding DUF3842 family protein has product MRIAVVDGQGGGIGKHIMERLRRELPEDVDILALGTNALATSVMLRAGANEGATGENAVIYNAPRVDLIVGPVSILFPHAMMGELTPAMATALAASPAKKILLPLVRGSVELVGLRAEPLPHLIEELVQRVKEYIEKF; this is encoded by the coding sequence ATGCGTATTGCTGTAGTGGACGGGCAGGGCGGCGGTATAGGCAAGCATATCATGGAAAGGTTGCGCCGGGAATTGCCCGAGGATGTGGATATTCTGGCCCTGGGAACCAATGCCCTGGCTACTTCGGTGATGCTCCGGGCCGGCGCCAACGAGGGAGCCACCGGTGAAAATGCGGTAATCTACAATGCGCCTCGGGTAGACCTGATCGTGGGTCCGGTAAGCATTCTTTTCCCCCACGCCATGATGGGGGAGTTAACACCGGCCATGGCCACGGCCCTCGCCGCGAGCCCGGCAAAAAAAATTTTGTTGCCCCTGGTACGGGGATCTGTGGAACTGGTGGGACTGCGTGCCGAACCCCTGCCCCACCTGATTGAAGAATTGGTCCAGCGAGTAAAAGAGTACATAGAAAAATTTTAA
- a CDS encoding translation initiation factor 2, with translation MDVLEMQRRIQELEEKVEQLRLSRRVLMNLIERMDREKSAFLDRLEKENKRLHRANYRYARSLLRKNLQILELESRLKDYLSRDSVEARQPDSRGG, from the coding sequence ATGGATGTGCTTGAAATGCAACGGCGGATCCAGGAACTGGAGGAGAAGGTGGAACAGCTCCGTTTGAGCCGCCGGGTGTTGATGAATTTAATCGAACGGATGGATAGAGAAAAATCTGCCTTCCTGGACCGGCTGGAAAAGGAGAATAAGCGGCTGCACCGGGCTAATTATCGTTACGCCCGGTCCCTTTTACGAAAAAATTTACAAATCCTTGAACTGGAATCAAGACTTAAGGATTACCTGTCCCGTGATTCTGTTGAAGCTAGGCAGCCGGATTCTCGCGGCGGTTAA